In one window of Haloterrigena salifodinae DNA:
- a CDS encoding DUF434 domain-containing protein, translating into MPISTDEIPFPVDSTAKISTETITLPSSDLLYIRDQDGLMITEVQPDEQASLPEDQYIIDLSGPMKIYAYVDSTVNVYSDSEHTYISFDDSTTVTIGARSFHTRPAETIVTTTDPSDVMRAVTAFGSALKTTTPERSYPTLRGHPPKIEIGEEFKAPRRLEDRDPTVQIEIPPTLRHIFVISPLAYYLGAEVIPGKRAQILTDDGTSHLLDDKGFEESVERVLKKMFFLDCIVRTEGSTPLPLYERQKVEKKLDFDIARVYSQSLSQQLKAYLEVPFETIESCLPDWRLGIHIEPGTEIIEFLPFLANDLAIVKIQDKDEQLTSSSKGQSEAIEEFVRGGVDQPSVKIRSSETRSGDEWKSPTPTVRQTWKLGGSSAVKSTTPLSAYQNNIGRSPREDPIEIKVICNDPDMREELEKVNGVYGTRKELPFDVTIYYDLSIEDFESILASKSDFLHYIGHIDGDGFQCSDGKLDGASIDSVGMKAFLLNACQSYEQGLQLVNSGSIGGIVTFDEIVNTGAVSVGSIIARLLNRGYPLHAALDVARHKNVIGNQYRLVGNGKTTITQSKTGGPTVCSIDRSKKETRVTINTYTTSWAGNGSIFTPHINSVDKYYLSPRETNQITVSNGELEDYLAREQIPVITKTGVRWSKNLAEELF; encoded by the coding sequence TCCGGGCCTATGAAGATATATGCATACGTCGATTCGACAGTTAATGTTTATTCAGACAGCGAGCACACATACATTTCCTTTGACGATTCAACAACGGTTACTATCGGAGCGCGGTCTTTTCATACGAGACCTGCAGAAACAATCGTAACAACGACCGATCCAAGCGACGTAATGCGTGCAGTTACAGCGTTTGGGTCCGCCCTGAAGACGACAACCCCAGAACGATCGTACCCGACGCTACGAGGCCATCCACCAAAAATCGAAATTGGAGAGGAGTTCAAGGCCCCTCGCCGGTTAGAAGATCGTGATCCAACTGTTCAGATCGAAATACCGCCGACACTACGCCATATATTCGTTATCTCCCCACTCGCGTACTATCTCGGTGCGGAGGTTATCCCAGGAAAGAGAGCACAAATCCTCACTGACGATGGTACTTCACATCTATTAGATGACAAAGGCTTCGAGGAGAGCGTTGAACGAGTACTTAAGAAGATGTTCTTTTTAGATTGTATTGTCCGTACAGAAGGGTCAACGCCGTTACCGCTATACGAACGGCAGAAAGTCGAAAAGAAACTGGACTTCGATATCGCACGTGTATATAGTCAGTCACTTTCTCAACAACTTAAGGCCTATCTTGAAGTACCATTTGAAACGATAGAGTCGTGTCTCCCAGATTGGAGATTGGGCATTCATATTGAACCTGGCACAGAAATCATTGAATTTCTCCCCTTCCTCGCTAATGACCTTGCAATAGTCAAAATACAAGATAAAGACGAGCAATTAACGTCCTCGTCAAAAGGGCAGAGTGAAGCGATCGAAGAATTCGTGCGAGGAGGTGTTGATCAGCCGTCAGTTAAGATTCGAAGTTCAGAAACCCGTAGTGGGGATGAATGGAAATCACCGACACCGACGGTACGCCAGACGTGGAAACTAGGCGGAAGTTCTGCCGTTAAAAGCACGACACCACTCTCTGCATATCAGAATAATATCGGTCGGAGTCCGCGAGAGGACCCAATCGAAATTAAAGTTATTTGTAATGATCCAGATATGCGGGAGGAATTGGAGAAAGTAAATGGAGTCTATGGTACTCGCAAGGAGCTACCATTCGATGTTACTATTTACTACGACCTCTCAATAGAAGATTTTGAATCTATATTAGCAAGTAAAAGTGATTTTCTCCACTATATTGGTCATATAGATGGGGATGGATTCCAGTGTTCCGACGGTAAATTAGACGGTGCATCGATTGACTCTGTAGGAATGAAGGCGTTTCTACTTAATGCGTGTCAATCATACGAACAGGGGTTACAGTTAGTCAACTCCGGAAGTATCGGCGGAATAGTCACCTTTGATGAAATCGTTAATACTGGTGCAGTTAGTGTCGGTAGTATAATTGCACGACTCTTGAATCGAGGGTACCCCCTTCACGCTGCATTAGATGTTGCACGACACAAAAATGTGATCGGCAACCAATACCGGCTCGTTGGAAACGGGAAGACGACAATAACTCAATCAAAAACGGGAGGCCCTACCGTATGTTCAATAGACCGATCGAAAAAAGAAACACGTGTAACTATAAACACGTATACGACTTCGTGGGCAGGGAACGGGAGTATCTTCACACCCCACATAAATTCTGTAGACAAATATTATTTGAGCCCGAGAGAAACAAATCAAATTACAGTCTCTAATGGGGAATTAGAGGACTATCTTGCTAGAGAGCAAATACCAGTTATAACTAAGACTGGAGTTCGATGGAGCAAAAATCTCGCTGAAGAATTATTCTAG
- a CDS encoding DUF7503 family protein: protein MDDLTQYLKNHPRMIGVLFTILLAISQAGSAAASSGFYHGP, encoded by the coding sequence ATGGACGACCTAACCCAGTACCTGAAGAACCACCCACGAATGATCGGCGTTTTGTTCACCATCTTGCTAGCGATTTCACAAGCAGGTTCCGCCGCTGCTTCTAGCGGATTCTACCACGGGCCGTAG
- a CDS encoding HalX domain-containing protein produces MLLKSTSRLFVVHPTLSLPDLGTDQARIAATVRQADFDRSILDQIDESYDLLILDWELETPDARGVLDAFRQRAPNTQILALADDVPTDDPVDRGADELLVRPLSDEVLQSTIERLLLQQAYEMAMDEFFRLSTERALLESELQSGLDVGDRYQSVVSDLYDSRARAAAIRDQLSRDEFDQALRQLLE; encoded by the coding sequence GTGTTGTTGAAATCTACCTCTCGACTGTTCGTCGTCCATCCTACCCTTTCCCTTCCTGATCTGGGTACCGATCAGGCACGAATCGCGGCAACGGTTCGACAGGCCGACTTCGATCGGTCGATCCTCGATCAGATCGACGAGAGTTACGATCTTCTCATTCTCGATTGGGAACTCGAGACTCCGGACGCGCGTGGCGTTCTCGACGCGTTTCGTCAACGGGCACCGAACACCCAGATACTCGCGCTTGCTGACGACGTTCCCACCGACGACCCCGTTGACCGCGGTGCAGACGAACTCCTCGTTCGGCCCCTCTCCGATGAAGTCTTACAGTCGACGATCGAACGCCTGCTTCTCCAGCAAGCCTACGAGATGGCGATGGACGAGTTCTTCCGTCTCTCGACCGAACGAGCGCTGCTCGAGAGCGAACTTCAATCCGGACTCGATGTCGGCGATCGGTACCAGTCCGTCGTTTCTGACCTCTATGACTCTCGTGCACGGGCAGCCGCCATTCGAGACCAACTTTCGCGCGATGAGTTCGATCAGGCACTTCGACAATTGCTCGAGTAA
- a CDS encoding 30S ribosomal protein S7 yields MAAEDQPDPDAPAGGADVGAKLFGTWEIDEIAYEDPSTERYITVTPVAHTAGRHASKQFKKSQISIVERFINRLMQTEENTGKKQKTLNHVRDAFELIDERADENPIQVLVTAVENAAPREETVRLKYGGISVPKAVDVAPQRRVDQALKFLAEGVYNDSFKTSTPVEEAIANQLVGAANYDVQTYAVSQKEEKERVAAAAR; encoded by the coding sequence ATGGCGGCAGAAGACCAACCAGACCCCGACGCCCCCGCGGGCGGAGCCGACGTCGGTGCGAAGCTGTTTGGCACCTGGGAGATCGACGAGATCGCCTACGAGGACCCTTCGACCGAACGCTACATCACGGTGACGCCGGTCGCACACACCGCCGGTCGTCACGCCAGCAAGCAGTTCAAGAAGTCCCAAATCTCCATCGTCGAGCGGTTCATCAACCGTCTCATGCAGACCGAGGAGAACACGGGCAAGAAACAGAAGACGCTCAACCACGTCCGCGACGCGTTCGAACTCATCGACGAGCGCGCTGACGAGAACCCCATTCAGGTGCTCGTGACCGCCGTCGAGAACGCGGCCCCGCGCGAGGAGACCGTCCGCCTGAAGTACGGTGGTATCTCGGTCCCCAAAGCCGTCGACGTCGCACCCCAGCGTCGCGTCGACCAGGCCCTGAAGTTCCTCGCGGAAGGCGTCTACAACGACTCGTTCAAGACGTCCACGCCCGTCGAAGAGGCCATCGCCAACCAGCTCGTCGGCGCGGCTAACTACGACGTCCAGACCTACGCAGTCAGCCAGAAAGAAGAGAAAGAGCGCGTCGCAGCGGCTGCACGCTAA
- a CDS encoding 30S ribosomal protein S12 codes for MANGKYAARKLKKDRQNQRWSDSDYARRARGLREKSDPLEGAPQGRGIVLEKVGIEAKQPNSAIRKCVRVQLIKNGKQVTAFCPGDGAISFIDEHDEVTIAGIGGAKGRAMGDLSGVNYKVDKVNGVALKELVRGNAEKPVR; via the coding sequence ATGGCAAACGGCAAATACGCCGCGCGCAAACTCAAGAAGGACCGCCAGAACCAGCGGTGGTCCGACTCTGACTACGCGCGCCGTGCACGAGGCCTCCGCGAGAAGTCCGACCCGCTCGAGGGTGCTCCGCAGGGCCGCGGTATCGTCCTCGAAAAAGTCGGTATCGAAGCGAAACAGCCCAACTCGGCGATCCGAAAGTGCGTCCGAGTGCAGCTGATCAAGAACGGGAAACAGGTCACCGCGTTCTGTCCCGGTGACGGCGCCATTTCGTTCATCGACGAACACGACGAAGTCACCATCGCCGGGATCGGCGGGGCGAAGGGTCGTGCGATGGGCGACCTCTCCGGCGTCAACTACAAGGTCGACAAGGTCAACGGTGTCGCACTGAAGGAACTCGTTCGCGGAAACGCGGAGAAACCGGTGCGATAA
- a CDS encoding 4-vinyl reductase, which yields MTTINTVFVTASWFKRLIGSSDEEVQTSDGIPKVDDRMGFDGALEDSEVIGRSPLSYIAAGESVSSFVGKQIANKLAEYGLEDIEPDEWYPLEIPLAMLYDMNEEYGDVRMRNMGQNVPQHVEFPPELSEVDNALRAIDTAYHQNHRGSEIGSYEFQQDGESAGVMTCENPYPCEFDKGLIRGVAKKFANNPVEVEEIGDQCRSDGGQHCEYRVEWL from the coding sequence ATGACTACAATTAATACAGTGTTCGTTACTGCTTCGTGGTTCAAGCGACTCATTGGTTCCTCTGACGAGGAAGTTCAAACAAGTGATGGAATTCCGAAAGTGGACGATCGAATGGGGTTCGATGGGGCGCTCGAGGACTCGGAAGTGATCGGTCGAAGTCCCCTCTCGTACATCGCTGCAGGCGAGTCGGTCTCGTCGTTCGTGGGGAAACAGATCGCCAATAAACTCGCCGAGTACGGACTCGAGGACATCGAGCCCGACGAGTGGTATCCGCTCGAAATCCCACTCGCCATGCTGTACGATATGAACGAAGAGTACGGTGACGTCAGAATGCGGAATATGGGACAGAACGTTCCCCAACACGTCGAATTCCCACCGGAGCTTTCCGAGGTCGATAACGCGCTACGGGCGATCGATACGGCGTACCACCAGAACCACCGCGGCAGCGAAATCGGTTCCTACGAGTTCCAGCAGGACGGGGAGAGCGCGGGCGTGATGACCTGTGAGAACCCCTACCCGTGTGAATTCGATAAGGGACTCATCAGGGGCGTCGCGAAGAAGTTCGCAAACAATCCCGTCGAAGTCGAGGAAATCGGCGATCAGTGTCGGTCAGACGGCGGACAGCACTGTGAGTATCGCGTCGAGTGGCTCTGA
- a CDS encoding aldehyde dehydrogenase family protein: MTAPSNSAARGRDVDELEIAPENGWNALYLDGEWVPAGDRELIDVENPATRTTVTRVPSGTEDDVDEAYAIAEGAQAEWAERPPQERAAIVSEACELLGEYADDLATLFAVECGGVQLKADFEIQLAQGTMDVGAGLAMRDGGRRKDSVTPGKENLLVREPAGVVGVITPWNFPLYLTSRVVAPAIALGNSVVLKPDENTPVTGGLVLAKAFEEAGLPDGILNVVPGYGHEIGDHFSGHSVPSVMSFTGSSEVGRGVGQRAVGSYTEPALELGGNNAHIVLEDADLERAIDAGAFGSFTHQGQECISINRHLVHESLYDEYVAGLADCAEQLPIGDPLEEETLVGPVINESQRDKIVGFVEESVASGATVETGGNHDGLFVEPTVLSDVTGDMPIACNEHFGPIAPVIPFESDEEAIQIANDTEYGLSGSVHSTDVARARDVADAMETGMVHINDQPLNDEPHIAFGGVGASGLGRYNDEWILETLTTLKWISIQREPREYPY; this comes from the coding sequence ATGACGGCTCCGAGCAACTCAGCCGCTAGGGGGAGAGATGTGGACGAACTCGAGATCGCGCCGGAAAACGGGTGGAACGCGCTATACCTCGACGGGGAGTGGGTTCCTGCCGGTGATCGGGAGCTAATCGACGTCGAAAATCCCGCGACTCGAACGACTGTGACGAGGGTACCCTCAGGGACCGAGGACGACGTCGATGAGGCGTACGCGATCGCAGAGGGGGCACAGGCGGAGTGGGCGGAGCGCCCGCCTCAAGAGCGAGCCGCGATCGTGTCCGAGGCCTGCGAACTGCTGGGTGAGTACGCCGACGACCTCGCGACGCTGTTCGCGGTCGAGTGCGGCGGCGTCCAGCTGAAGGCCGATTTCGAGATCCAACTCGCACAGGGCACGATGGACGTCGGTGCCGGACTAGCGATGCGCGACGGCGGCCGACGCAAGGATTCGGTTACGCCCGGCAAGGAGAACCTGCTCGTGCGCGAACCGGCCGGCGTCGTCGGCGTTATTACACCCTGGAACTTCCCGCTGTACCTCACTAGCCGAGTTGTCGCACCCGCAATCGCGCTGGGCAACAGCGTGGTGTTGAAGCCGGACGAGAACACCCCCGTGACGGGTGGACTCGTGCTCGCGAAGGCGTTCGAAGAGGCGGGCCTCCCGGACGGGATCCTGAATGTCGTCCCCGGATACGGCCACGAGATCGGAGACCACTTCTCGGGACATTCGGTTCCGTCGGTGATGTCGTTTACCGGCTCCTCGGAAGTCGGACGCGGCGTCGGCCAGCGTGCCGTCGGCTCGTACACGGAGCCCGCACTCGAACTGGGCGGAAACAACGCGCACATCGTGCTTGAAGACGCCGACCTCGAGCGTGCGATCGACGCCGGCGCGTTCGGGTCGTTCACCCACCAGGGACAGGAGTGTATCTCGATCAATCGACATCTAGTCCACGAATCCCTGTACGACGAGTACGTGGCAGGGCTGGCTGACTGCGCCGAACAACTCCCCATCGGTGATCCGCTCGAGGAAGAAACTCTCGTTGGACCGGTCATCAACGAGAGCCAGCGCGACAAGATCGTCGGGTTCGTCGAGGAATCGGTGGCGAGCGGCGCGACGGTCGAGACCGGTGGTAATCACGACGGCCTGTTCGTCGAGCCGACGGTGCTGTCGGACGTCACTGGCGATATGCCGATCGCCTGTAACGAACACTTCGGCCCGATCGCGCCAGTCATCCCCTTCGAGAGCGACGAGGAGGCGATCCAGATTGCCAACGACACCGAGTACGGTCTGTCGGGATCGGTTCACTCGACGGACGTGGCCCGGGCGCGCGACGTGGCCGACGCGATGGAGACGGGTATGGTCCATATCAACGACCAGCCGTTGAACGACGAACCGCACATCGCGTTCGGTGGCGTTGGCGCATCGGGACTCGGCCGATACAACGATGAGTGGATACTGGAAACCCTGACGACGTTGAAGTGGATTTCGATCCAGCGCGAGCCGCGCGAGTATCCGTACTGA
- a CDS encoding NusA-like transcription termination signal-binding factor, with translation MGVTLDDDARQYLAAFEDVTDVSGQDCLVTDGPTADADERLIVVVSSGRMSEAIGPGGRTVRQYEERVGKSVRLVEDADDPEAFVANALSPAAVYNVTISENDDTVAYVEVADEDRGVAIGSNGQTIEAARTLARRHFGIDDVQLI, from the coding sequence ATGGGCGTCACCCTCGACGACGACGCCCGTCAGTACCTGGCCGCCTTCGAGGACGTCACCGACGTCAGCGGTCAGGACTGTCTGGTCACCGACGGGCCGACGGCCGACGCCGACGAACGACTGATCGTCGTCGTCTCGAGCGGCCGGATGAGCGAGGCGATCGGTCCCGGCGGGCGGACCGTCAGGCAGTACGAAGAGCGCGTCGGGAAATCCGTCAGACTCGTCGAAGACGCCGACGATCCGGAGGCGTTCGTCGCCAACGCGCTCTCGCCGGCGGCGGTGTACAACGTCACGATCAGCGAAAACGATGACACCGTCGCCTACGTCGAGGTCGCCGACGAGGACCGCGGCGTCGCCATCGGTTCGAACGGGCAGACGATCGAGGCCGCGCGGACGCTCGCACGGCGTCACTTTGGGATCGACGACGTACAGCTCATTTAA
- the rpoA2 gene encoding DNA-directed RNA polymerase subunit A'' — MTNVDYDVTDDMIAVVEDTDLPRRLKDKVYETLEDRGDATVQDADELARAVESRYLDTRVDPLDPVGTVSAQSIGEPGTQLTMNTFHYAGVAEIDVTQGLPRLIELVDARKTPDTPMMTVYLEDEYAAEREKAHEVVWNIEATKILALGDVSTNVADMRVQISLNEDTLRERMITPEEVAEIIEDNLGVSTVQQGTEIQFGPEEPSYRDLLQLVEELRDITFKGIEEVSRVVIRREELDVGEQFVLYTEGSAFGDVLEIEGVDASRTTCNNIHEIHRNLGIEAAREAIIEETNNTLAEQGLDDVNVRHLMLVADMMTNRGEIESIGRHGISGSKESVLARAAFEVTVNHLLNAAIHGETDELDGVTENVIVGKPIKLGTGDVDLRMGSTKSSGSQAD; from the coding sequence ATGACTAACGTCGACTACGACGTCACCGACGACATGATCGCGGTCGTCGAGGACACCGACCTCCCCCGCCGGCTCAAGGACAAGGTCTACGAGACTCTCGAGGACCGCGGCGACGCCACCGTCCAGGACGCCGACGAGCTCGCGAGGGCCGTCGAGTCCCGCTACCTCGACACCCGCGTCGATCCGCTCGACCCCGTCGGGACCGTATCGGCCCAGTCGATCGGGGAGCCCGGGACGCAGCTGACGATGAACACGTTCCACTACGCGGGGGTCGCGGAGATCGACGTGACCCAGGGGCTGCCGCGACTGATCGAGCTGGTCGACGCCCGGAAGACCCCGGACACACCGATGATGACCGTCTACCTCGAGGACGAGTACGCCGCCGAACGCGAGAAGGCCCACGAGGTCGTCTGGAACATCGAGGCCACCAAGATCCTCGCGCTGGGTGACGTCTCGACCAACGTCGCGGACATGCGCGTCCAGATCTCGCTCAACGAGGACACGCTCCGCGAGCGGATGATCACGCCCGAGGAAGTCGCCGAAATCATCGAGGACAACCTCGGCGTGAGCACGGTTCAGCAGGGGACCGAGATCCAGTTCGGCCCCGAGGAGCCGTCCTACCGGGATCTGCTCCAGCTGGTCGAAGAGCTGCGCGATATCACGTTCAAGGGGATCGAGGAGGTCTCCCGGGTCGTCATCCGTCGCGAGGAACTCGACGTGGGCGAGCAATTCGTCCTCTACACCGAGGGATCGGCCTTCGGAGACGTCCTGGAGATCGAGGGCGTCGACGCCTCTCGGACGACGTGTAACAACATCCACGAGATCCACCGCAACCTCGGCATCGAGGCGGCCCGCGAAGCGATCATCGAGGAGACGAACAACACGCTGGCCGAGCAGGGGCTCGACGACGTGAACGTCCGGCACCTCATGCTGGTCGCGGACATGATGACCAATCGTGGCGAGATCGAGTCGATCGGCCGCCACGGCATCTCGGGTTCGAAGGAATCCGTGCTCGCCCGCGCGGCCTTCGAGGTCACTGTCAACCACCTGCTCAACGCCGCGATCCACGGCGAAACCGACGAACTCGACGGCGTCACTGAGAACGTCATTGTCGGGAAACCGATCAAGCTCGGCACCGGCGACGTCGACCTCCGGATGGGGTCGACGAAATCCAGCGGCAGTCAGGCCGACTGA
- a CDS encoding DNA-directed RNA polymerase subunit A', producing MQNSTPKDIGQLSFGLMQPEEYREMSATKIITADTYDDDGFPIDMGLMDPRLGVIDPGLECKTCGKHSGSCNGHFGHIELAAPVIHVGFTKLIRRLLRGTCRECSKLLLTEDERDEFREDITESRKLGRDLNDVTKAAIRQARKKDRCPFCGEIQYDIDHEKPTTYYEVQQVLTSEYSQEIAAAMQGEGEDAERMSPDELAEQTDIDLTRINEILSGSFRPRESQRKAIEKALDIDLTEEDTNKLMPSDIRDWFENIPDEDIKVLGIDPAKSRPEWMILTVLPVPPVTARPSITLDNGQRSEDDLTHKLVDIIRINQRFMENREAGAPQLIIEDLWELLQYHVTTFMDNEISGTPPARHRSGRPLKTLSQRLKGKEGRFRGSLSGKRVNFSARTVISPDPTLSLNEVGVPDRVAKEMTQTMNVTERNLDEARRFVSNGPEGHPGANYVRRPDGRRLKVTEKNCEQLAEKVEAGWEVNRHLTDGDIVIFNRQPSLHRMSIMAHEVVVMPYKTFRLNTVVCPPYNADFDGDEMNMHALQNEEARAEARVLMRVQEQILSPRFGENIIGAIQDHISGMYLLTADNPRFNETQALDLLRATRIDELPEPSGIDDEGEPFWTGYDVFSELLPDDLDLEFTGTVGEPVVIEDGQLIEGTIAEDEVGEFGGEIVDTITKVYGNTRARIFINEVSTLAMRAIMHFGFSIGIDDETIPEEAQSRIDETIEDANDRVEELIEAYENNELESLPGRTIDETLEMKIMQTLSRARDNAGNIADEHFDDENPAVVMANSGARGSMLNLTQMAGAVGQQAVRGERINRGYEDRTLSHYEQNDLSAEAHGFVENSYTSGLTPREFFFHAMGGREGLVDTAVRTSKSGYLQRRLINALHELETQYDGTVRDSSDTIIQFEFGEDGTSPVKVSSGDDNDIDVPQIADRVLDTEFESEAAKNEFLSTSSELTNLSEHADNRLVEGSEVTSDD from the coding sequence ATGCAAAACAGTACACCCAAAGACATCGGACAACTCTCCTTCGGGCTCATGCAGCCCGAGGAGTATCGGGAGATGAGCGCGACGAAGATCATCACCGCCGACACCTACGACGATGACGGGTTCCCCATCGACATGGGGCTGATGGACCCCCGACTCGGCGTCATCGACCCGGGCCTCGAGTGCAAGACCTGCGGCAAACACTCGGGATCGTGTAATGGCCACTTCGGACACATCGAACTGGCCGCCCCGGTCATCCACGTCGGCTTCACGAAGCTCATCCGACGGCTCCTGCGAGGGACCTGTCGGGAGTGTTCGAAGCTCCTGCTCACCGAGGACGAGCGCGACGAGTTCCGCGAGGATATCACGGAGTCGCGCAAGCTCGGCCGCGACTTAAACGACGTGACTAAGGCCGCGATCCGGCAGGCCCGCAAGAAGGATCGCTGTCCGTTCTGCGGCGAGATCCAGTACGACATCGACCACGAGAAGCCGACCACCTACTACGAGGTCCAGCAGGTCCTGACCAGCGAGTACTCCCAGGAGATCGCGGCTGCGATGCAGGGAGAGGGCGAGGACGCAGAGCGGATGTCGCCCGACGAACTCGCCGAGCAGACCGACATCGACCTCACCCGGATCAACGAGATCCTCTCCGGCTCGTTCCGTCCCCGCGAGAGCCAGCGCAAGGCCATCGAGAAGGCCCTGGACATCGACCTCACCGAGGAGGACACGAACAAGCTGATGCCCTCGGACATCCGGGACTGGTTCGAGAACATCCCGGACGAGGACATCAAGGTACTCGGGATCGATCCCGCGAAGTCCCGACCGGAGTGGATGATCCTGACGGTGCTGCCCGTCCCGCCGGTCACCGCACGGCCGTCGATCACGCTCGACAACGGCCAACGTTCCGAGGACGACCTGACTCACAAGCTGGTCGACATCATTCGGATCAACCAGCGGTTCATGGAGAACCGCGAGGCCGGCGCGCCCCAGCTGATCATCGAGGACCTCTGGGAGCTGCTCCAGTACCACGTCACTACCTTCATGGACAACGAGATTTCGGGCACGCCGCCGGCCCGCCACCGCTCCGGCCGGCCACTCAAGACCCTCTCCCAGCGCCTGAAGGGGAAGGAAGGTCGCTTCCGCGGCTCGCTGTCCGGGAAGCGCGTGAACTTCTCCGCGCGTACCGTCATCTCACCGGACCCGACCCTTAGTCTGAACGAGGTCGGCGTTCCGGACCGGGTCGCCAAGGAGATGACCCAGACGATGAACGTCACCGAGCGGAACTTAGACGAGGCCCGTCGGTTCGTCTCGAACGGCCCCGAAGGCCACCCCGGCGCGAACTACGTCCGCAGGCCGGACGGCCGCCGACTGAAGGTGACCGAGAAGAACTGCGAGCAGCTCGCGGAGAAGGTCGAGGCCGGCTGGGAGGTCAACCGCCACCTCACCGACGGCGACATCGTCATCTTCAACCGCCAGCCGTCGCTCCACCGGATGTCGATCATGGCACACGAGGTCGTGGTCATGCCGTACAAGACCTTCCGGCTGAACACCGTCGTCTGTCCCCCGTACAACGCCGACTTCGACGGCGACGAGATGAACATGCACGCCCTCCAGAACGAGGAGGCCCGCGCCGAGGCTCGCGTGCTCATGCGCGTCCAGGAGCAGATCCTCTCGCCGCGATTCGGCGAGAACATCATCGGCGCCATTCAGGACCACATCTCCGGGATGTACCTGCTGACCGCCGACAACCCCCGGTTCAACGAGACGCAGGCACTTGACCTGCTGCGTGCAACCCGGATCGACGAACTGCCCGAACCAAGCGGCATCGACGACGAGGGCGAGCCGTTCTGGACCGGCTACGACGTCTTCTCCGAACTGCTGCCCGACGATCTGGACCTCGAGTTCACGGGCACCGTCGGCGAACCGGTCGTCATCGAGGACGGCCAGCTGATCGAGGGCACCATCGCCGAGGACGAGGTCGGCGAGTTCGGCGGCGAAATCGTCGACACGATCACGAAGGTCTACGGCAACACCCGCGCCCGGATCTTCATCAACGAGGTCTCGACGCTGGCGATGCGCGCGATCATGCACTTCGGGTTCTCGATCGGGATCGACGACGAAACGATCCCGGAGGAGGCCCAGTCCCGCATCGACGAGACCATCGAGGACGCCAACGACCGCGTCGAGGAGCTCATCGAGGCGTATGAGAACAACGAACTCGAGAGCCTCCCCGGCCGGACGATCGACGAGACCCTCGAGATGAAGATCATGCAGACGCTCTCGCGTGCGCGTGATAACGCGGGGAACATCGCAGACGAGCACTTCGACGACGAGAACCCCGCCGTCGTCATGGCCAACTCCGGTGCGCGTGGGTCGATGCTCAACCTGACCCAGATGGCCGGCGCCGTCGGCCAGCAGGCGGTTCGGGGCGAACGAATCAACCGCGGCTACGAGGATCGGACCCTTAGCCACTACGAGCAAAACGACCTCTCGGCGGAGGCCCACGGCTTCGTCGAGAACTCCTACACCAGCGGCCTGACCCCACGGGAGTTCTTCTTCCACGCGATGGGCGGCCGCGAGGGCCTGGTCGACACCGCAGTCCGAACCTCGAAGTCCGGCTACCTGCAGCGCCGGCTGATCAACGCCCTCCACGAGCTGGAAACCCAGTACGACGGCACCGTCCGGGACTCCAGCGACACCATCATCCAGTTCGAGTTCGGCGAGGACGGCACCAGTCCGGTGAAGGTGTCTTCGGGCGACGACAACGACATCGACGTCCCCCAGATCGCCGATCGCGTCCTCGACACCGAGTTCGAGTCCGAGGCGGCCAAAAACGAGTTCCTCAGCACGAGCTCCGAGCTGACGAACCTCTCGGAACACGCGGACAATCGCCTGGTCGAGGGCTCGGAGGTGACCTCCGATGACTAA